Below is a window of Vigna radiata var. radiata cultivar VC1973A unplaced genomic scaffold, Vradiata_ver6 scaffold_51, whole genome shotgun sequence DNA.
attaagtGATTTCACTCTACATTCTCATATTGAGAACCATTAGCCTTGCTTTCGAGGCTCGTCAACATTCaccctgacttgggcgtcggagtgcctttgcaggtacctcccccccctCGATAAGTGCAGCTCTCATCCAGGAACATCCTGATTTTAAGCTGATATATTTTATCAGCCGAACCCTGCAGGGACCAGAAGAAAGATACTCTCATGTAGAGCAAGTGGCGCTCGCCTTGCTCACAGCAGCGCGACGTCTCCGGCCGTATTTTCAAAGTCATCAGGTTGTCGTCCGGACGAATCATCCGATCGCCAAGATTCTTCGTAAGCCTGACTTAGCCGGCAGAATTGTGGCATGGGCGATCGAGCTATCTAAGTTCGGTTTACAGTATGAGCCTCAAGGTTCGGTTAAAGGTCAACATTTAGCCGACTTTATAGCAGAAGCGTACCATCCGGAAGAACCCAGCATTTGGCATCTCAATGTAGACGGGTCTTCTGAAAAAAGAGGAGGAGGCGCCGGCATTGTGTTAGAAGGACCGGGCGATCTACTAGTCGAACAGGCAATTCGCTTTAACTTCCAACTCAGCAATAATCAAGCGGAATATATGAGGCTCTCGTTAGTGGCTTACTATTGGCCAAAGAGTTGGAAGTCAATCATCTGGAGTGCAAAATGGACTCTCAGCTAGTTGTGGGCCAACTTAATGGCACTTTTCAGGTCAAGGACGACCATTTGCTGNGATCGGAGCTTGGATCATCCGGACGGTTGAAGATCAGAAGACAACAGGAGCGCCACGTCATCCAAGTTAGTCCCTTCGTTCCCCAAAATATTcgtaccgaaacattttggcgcccaccgtggggctcgAAAGGACAAGactcccaatggtgaccacaagaggCATGGAGAATCCAGATCCAATCCAGATGATAAGAGACCTGCAGGCGCAGTTGGAAGAGCAAGCCCGAACTATCGCAACCTTACAGCATGAATTACAACAGAAGAAGACTGATGACGCTGAACgtagcaaagaaaaacaacacgACCGAGAGGCATTTGAAGACAGTCAAAATCATAATCCTCCTCCACCCCCTCGGTCCCCAGATTTTTTTGCCGTTTACCGATGCCATCATGCGGGCCCCTATGCCCGATCGGCCTCCACCTCACGTGGAGAAATTCGATAGTACGACGAATCCAGAACATCATTTGCGGAACTTCGTCGATTCAATGGCCTTCTACACTCAAAGTGATCCGGTAAAATGCCGGGCGTTCTCCCTGTCGCTGAGGGGAGAAGCCCTCGAATGGTACTACACCCTTCCACCCAATTCGGTGGACAGTTTCCGCACGCTGACGAACATGTTCACAAAGCAATATTCCACCAACCGATATGAAGAAGTGACCGCTGCCGAACTAGTCAATCCCAGGCAGGGAAAGGACGAAACTCTCAGAGCTTTCATGCACCGATACAACCAAGCCGCCCGGAGAATAAAAGGAGCCAGCCCCGAATTCATCATCAGCAGCCTACCCAACTGCCTAAAGGCAGGATTCGTCTCTGAAAGCCTATACGCCAAATTACCCCGTACGCTGGAGGAGCTACAACAAAAGATGGCTAAGTTCATTAAAATGGAAGACCAGAGAAGTTTTCGAAAGCAACAACATGAGGAGCATTCGGCAAGTGTTAACAAAAAAGAGGGCAAGCGAAAAAATGACAACGTCCGGGAACAGAAACCAGTCATGAATCTGAACCCCAGATACGACCGCTACGTGCATCTTACTGCCCCCAGAGAAAAGGTGTTGGAACGAGCTCTACAGTCGAACCTCatctttcaaagaagaaaatttccacCAAAAGAACATGGATGCGACGCAGATTTGCCGATTCCATAATTCGGGGGGACATACTACTGAAGGCTGCCAGACTCTCAAAGATAGAGAAGCTAATCCGTGCCGGACATCTTCGTGAATTTGTGAAGGAAGATTTCGGCCGTATGGGACACTCGCCCAGAAAGACACGAAGAAGCCCGGAGCATGCCAAACGAAAAAGTAATTACTCACGCGACCGTTCTCGTAGTCCTCTGAGTCACAGATCCCACAGTCGGCTGAGAGAGCGGGAACCTATAATAAAAGGCAGGATTGACACCATCTCAAGAGGTTTCGCTGGAGGAGGCGCTTCATCCTCAGCACGGAAGAGACACTTGAGAAATTTGCATAGCATACACTCAGTGATACGCAGTCCGGCGGCAATGCCGGACATTACATTTACAAACAAAGATTTTCACGCACCAGATCCTGATCAGGATGACCCCATGGTCATCACAACCCGCATTGCACAATACGATGTGAGTAAAGTCCTCGTCGATCAGGGTAGTTcagttaatatattatactgGACAACTTTTCGAAGAATGGAGATTTCTGAAGATATGATTGCCCCGTTTAACGAGCAAATTGTTGGTTTTCCTGGAGAAAGAGTAGACACCCGGGGGTATATCGACTTACGAACCCACCTAGGATTTGAAGATGGTGGTAAAGAGCTCAGAGTTCGTTTCTTGCTTGTAGAAGCAAACACGTCCTATAACGCCCTCCTAGGGCGCCCATGCTTGAACGCCTTTGGGGTAATCGTGTCTACCCCACATCTGGCAATGAAATTTCCTACAGACAAGGGAAATATTTGCACCGTCCGGGCAGACCAGAGAACCGCTCGTCAATGTTATGTTGCTGGTTTAAAGGTCACACCTTACAGAAAAGAGAACCGCACCGAGGCAATCCTGATTGACCTTGATCCAAGGACCAATACAGACGAACGCATACAACCGGAAGGTGAGATAAGGCCCTTCGTCGTGGGAAAAACCGAACAACAAACTACTTCAATCGTCGCCAAGCTTCAGTCATCTGACGAAAATGCATTGAAAGGCCTGTTAAAAGATAACAACGATTTATTCGCATGGAGCGCATCCGATATGCCCGGAATCCATCCCAGTGTCATTTCACACAAATTATCCATATTCCGAGAAGCCCGACCGGTATCTCAGAAGAAACGACGGTTCAGTGAAGAAAAGCGGTAGGCCATTCGAAATGAAGTTGACAAACTCCTGAAGGCGAGGTTCATACGAGAATTAACCTATACTACATTGTTATCTAATGTAGTCATGGTAAAAAAGGCGAACGGACAATGGAGGATGTGTGTGGACTTCACGGACCTCAATAAAGCATGCCCCAAGGACTCTTATCCGCTTCCCAATATCGATCGTTTGGTCGATGGCGCATCCGGGCACACTGTTCTTAGTTTTCTGGATGCTTACTCGGGGTATAATCAGATCCCGATGCATGCCCCAAACAAAGAGAAGACAACCTTCATTACCGAGCAGGCGAATTACTGTTTTGATGTCATGTCGTTCGGTTTGAAAAATGTCGGAGCCACTTATCGACGTCTAATGGATAAAGTCTTCCATAATCAGATAGGTCGTTGCATGGAAGTATACGTCGACGATATGGTAATACAAAGCCACACACATCAACAACACCTTAAGGATTTAGAGGAAGTCTTTCAACAACTCCAGCATTACAACATGCGTCTAAATCCCAACAAATGCACTTTCGGGGTGTCCGCCGGAAAATTCTTGGGTTTCATGTTGACCCATCGAGGAATAGAGGCGAATCCGGACAAGTGTAAGGCGATATTGGAGATGCAAAGTCCAACTAAATTAAAGGATGTCCAGTGCTTGGTCGGACATCTTACAGCTTTATCACGATTCATACCCAAGCTCTCTGATCACATCAGGCCTATtttgaagaatatgaaaaagGACGTGCCTCGACATTGGGACAACGATTGCGAAGAGGCCTTTTCTAAAGTGAAAGGTATTCTGACCAGTCCTCCTATCATGGCCCATCCAACCGGGGGGTTCGATCTACAACTCTATCTGGCCGCATCCAGCCACTCGATAAGTGCAGCTCTCATCCAGGAACATCCTGATTTTAAACTGATATATTTTATCAGCCGAACCCTACAAGGACCAGAAGAAAGATACTCTCATGTTGAGCAAGTGGCGCTCGCCTTGCTCACAGCAGCGCGACGTCTCCGGCCGTATTTTCAAAGTCATCAGGTTGTCGTCCGGACGAATCATCCGATCGCCAAGATTCTTCGTAAGCCTGACTTAGCCGGCAGAATTGTGGCATGGGCGATCGAGCTATCTAAGTTCGGTTTACAGTATGAGCCTCAAGGTTCGGTTAAAGGTCAACATTTAGCCGACTTTATAGCAGAAGCGTACCATCCGGAAGAACCCAGCATTTGGCATCTCAATGTAGACGGGTCTTCTGAAAAAAGAGGAGGAGGCGCCGGCATTGTGTTAGAAGGACCGGGCGATCTACTAGTCGAACAGGCAATTCGCTTTAACTTCCAACTCAGCAATAATCAAGCGGAATATATGAGGCTCTCGTTAGTGGCTTACTATTGGCCAAAGAGTTGGAAGTCAATCATCTGGAGTGCAAAATGGACTCTCAGCTAGTTGTGGGCCAACTTAATGGCACTTTTCAGGTCAAGGACGACCATTTGCTGCGGTATTATCACAAGGTCAATGATTTGATCAAATCATTCACCAGTTTCTCTGTGACCCATATACCCCGATCACAAAATTCTTGGGCGGATCTATTATCAAAATTGACTCATTCTCGAGAAAAATCCCAACTATCTTCAGTGATCAAAACTACACTGCACAAGCCTTTGTTGGAAGCATGCGCCGCTAACGTGACTACACCGCGAACTGACTGGCGACAGGATATAATACAACTCATGATTCATCAAGAACAAGGGGGACAACTCAGCGTACTTGATTCTAAACAAATTGCCCGTTACATGTTAGTGGGTGATGACCTATACCGGCGTGGTTACACTACCCCATTGCTAAAGTGCTTATCTGATGAGGAGGCAAAATACATTATGCAAGAGTTACATCAGGGAATTTGCGGTTCACATTCAGGAAAGAGGATGATGAAAGCCAAAGTTCTAAGAGCCGGATTCTACTGGCCCTCTATGGAACAAGATTGTGCAACTTTCGTACAGAAATGCATCTCATGCCAGTCCCATGGACATAACTTACGAATTTCGCCCTCGGAATTACATGAGACCATTTCCCCGTGGCCCTTCGCACAGTGGGGAATGGCTATCGCCGAGCCCCTACCGGTCGGGAAGGCGCAATGCAAATACCTATTGGTTGCAGTCGATTACTTCACCAAATGGATTGAGGCAGAAGCCCTCGCAGTAATAAGTGCTCAAAAGGTACAAAGTTTTATCTGGCGCCTGATTTGCAGGTTTGGACTACCACACAAAATCATAACTGATAACGGGAGGCAGTTTGTTGAACGGAAGCTGGAAGATTTCCTCAAAGGCCTGGGCATTAAACATGTCACAAGCTCAGTTGAGCATCCGCAAACAAACGGGCAGGCTGAGTCAGCCAACAAAGCCATCATTTCTGAGTTGAAGAAGAGATTAGGGCGCGCAAAAGGATTGTGGGTCGAAGAATTACCTGAAGTACTATGGGCATACAGGTGCACACCGCACGGTTCAATGGGGGAAACCCCCTTCAACCTCACCTATGGAACGGATGCTATGCTTCCGGTCGAAGTTGGTGAACCCACTATACGCCGACAGATGCAAGACATGAGCATTAATGAAAACCTGCTAAGAGTTAATCTGGACACTCTTCCTGAAAGACGTGAAGTAGCTATGATACGAAATACAGCCTAGAAACGACTACTCATTCGACGATACAACACAAAGGTCAAACCGCGAAGTTTTACCATAGGCGACCTTGTTTGGAGAAAGAGAGGTGAAGCTCGCAAAGAAAAAACGTCCAGCAAATTATCAGACAACTGGGAAGGACCCTTCCGCgtcactgaagatttgaagaacggCGCATACCGGTTGAAGCACTTGAACGGAAAGGCCATTCCGAATACATGGAACGCCACACATTTAAAGTTCTACTATAGCTAGAATTTTAGATTTACTGCTTTTCAGATTTACTGCTTTACAAACATTTGTTAATGATATATCAATGCAATTATTCAATTTATCATTCACCAAATCAAAAAGCTTacggactaaatgtctgaattattcaaggcagcacttgccttccggactaaatGTCCGAACAGACTAAACGTCTGAATTAttcaaggcagcacttgccttctgGAATAAACGTCCGAACAGACTAAACGTCTGAATTAttcaaggcagcacttgccttccggactaaacgtccgaacAGACTACACGTCTGAACTAttcaaggcagcacttgccttccggactaaacgtccgaacggactaaatgtctgaattaCTCAAGGCAACACGTGCCTTCCGAACTAAATGTCCGAACGGACTTAAAGTCTGAATTGTTCAAGGCAGCACTTGCTTCCTTCATTAAAGGCGAAATTTGCAGGGCAACGTCATAAGCAATTATGCAGCTCCTTT
It encodes the following:
- the LOC106780680 gene encoding uncharacterized protein LOC106780680 is translated as MRAPMPDRPPPHVEKFDSTTNPEHHLRNFVDSMAFYTQSDPVKCRAFSLSLRGEALEWYYTLPPNSVDSFRTLTNMFTKQYSTNRYEEVTAAELVNPRQGKDETLRAFMHRYNQAARRIKGASPEFIISSLPNCLKAGFVSESLYAKLPRTLEELQQKMAKFIKMEDQRSFRKQQHEEHSASVNKKEGKRKNDNVREQKPVMNLNPRYDRYVHLTAPREKAARLSKIEKLIRAGHLREFVKEDFGRMGHSPRKTRRSPEHAKRKSNYSRDRSRSPLSHRSHSRLREREPIIKGRIDTISRGFAGGGASSSARKRHLRNLHSIHSVIRSPAAMPDITFTNKDFHAPDPDQDDPMVITTRIAQYDVSKVLVDQGSSVNILYWTTFRRMEISEDMIAPFNEQIVGFPGERVDTRGYIDLRTHLGFEDGGKELRVRFLLVEANTSYNALLGRPCLNAFGVIVSTPHLAMKFPTDKGNICTVRADQRTARQCYVAGLKVTPYRKENRTEAILIDLDPRTNTDERIQPEGEIRPFVVGKTEQQTTSIVAKLQSSDENALKGLLKDNNDLFAWSASDMPGIHPSVISHKLSIFREARPVSQKKRRFSEEKR